A genomic stretch from Mycobacterium malmoense includes:
- a CDS encoding WS/DGAT/MGAT family O-acyltransferase, which translates to MAESAESVAAAKLSDELGPVDYLMHRGEANPRTRSGIMALELLDTTPDWERFRTRFDNASRRVLRLRQKVVVPTLPTAAPRWVVDPDFNLDFHVRRVRVSGPGTLREVFDLAEVILQSPMDISRPLWTATLVEGLADGKAATLLHVSHAVTDGVGGVEMFAEIYDLERDPPPKPTPPQPIPQDLTPNDLMRQGLNRLPFAIVSGVVGAVSGAVSAAGRAVLDPVSTVGGAVGYALSGMRVINRAAEPSPLLRRRSLATRTEAIDIRLSDLHKAAKAGGGSINDAYLAGLSGTLRRYHEALGVPISTLPMAVPVNLRADADTAGGNRFTGVNLAAPLGTADPVARMKKIRAQMTQRRDEPAMNIIGSLAPVLSVLPTPVLEGITGSVIGSDVQASNVPVYPGDTYIAGAKILRQYGIGPLPGVAMMVVLISRGGWCTITVRYDRASVRNEPLFARCLLEGFDEILALAGDPAPRAVPASFALEGSTSQSAAGS; encoded by the coding sequence ATGGCTGAGTCCGCTGAGTCGGTGGCGGCCGCCAAATTGTCCGACGAGCTGGGACCCGTCGACTATCTGATGCATCGGGGCGAGGCGAATCCCCGGACCCGGTCGGGGATCATGGCGCTGGAACTCCTCGACACCACCCCGGATTGGGAGCGGTTCCGCACCCGATTCGACAACGCCTCCCGACGGGTGTTGCGGCTGCGGCAAAAGGTCGTGGTGCCGACGTTGCCGACGGCGGCTCCGCGCTGGGTGGTGGACCCGGACTTCAACCTGGACTTCCACGTGCGCCGGGTGCGCGTCTCCGGGCCCGGCACGCTGCGTGAGGTATTCGACCTCGCCGAGGTGATCCTGCAGTCACCGATGGACATATCGCGGCCATTGTGGACGGCCACCCTGGTGGAGGGCCTGGCCGACGGCAAGGCCGCGACGCTGCTGCATGTCAGCCATGCGGTCACCGACGGTGTCGGCGGCGTCGAGATGTTCGCCGAAATCTATGACCTCGAACGCGATCCACCGCCCAAACCGACACCCCCGCAACCTATTCCGCAGGACTTGACGCCCAACGACCTGATGCGCCAAGGCCTCAACCGCCTGCCCTTCGCCATAGTCAGCGGTGTCGTGGGCGCGGTGTCGGGGGCGGTGTCGGCGGCCGGACGAGCGGTGTTGGATCCCGTGTCCACGGTTGGGGGAGCCGTTGGTTACGCCCTGTCGGGCATGCGGGTGATCAACCGGGCGGCCGAGCCGTCGCCGCTGTTGCGCCGGCGCAGCCTTGCCACCCGCACCGAAGCGATCGACATCCGGCTCTCCGACTTGCACAAGGCCGCCAAAGCGGGCGGGGGATCGATCAACGACGCCTACCTCGCCGGCCTGTCGGGCACGTTGCGGCGCTACCACGAGGCCCTCGGCGTGCCCATCAGCACGCTGCCGATGGCGGTTCCGGTAAACCTGCGGGCCGACGCCGACACGGCCGGCGGCAACCGCTTTACCGGCGTCAATTTGGCGGCCCCGTTGGGCACCGCCGATCCGGTGGCCCGGATGAAAAAGATCCGCGCACAAATGACGCAGCGACGCGACGAGCCCGCGATGAACATCATCGGTTCCCTTGCGCCGGTGCTGAGCGTGTTGCCCACGCCGGTGCTGGAGGGCATCACCGGCTCGGTGATCGGCTCCGACGTGCAGGCCAGCAACGTCCCGGTCTACCCCGGAGACACCTACATCGCCGGCGCAAAGATCTTGCGGCAGTACGGTATTGGACCGCTGCCCGGGGTGGCGATGATGGTGGTGCTGATTTCCCGGGGCGGGTGGTGCACCATCACCGTGCGCTACGACAGGGCGTCGGTGCGAAACGAGCCGTTGTTCGCCCGGTGCCTGCTGGAGGGTTTCGACGAGATCCTGGCGCTGGCCGGTGACCCGGCGCCG